The Struthio camelus isolate bStrCam1 chromosome 14, bStrCam1.hap1, whole genome shotgun sequence genome has a window encoding:
- the UBA3 gene encoding NEDD8-activating enzyme E1 catalytic subunit isoform X3 — protein MAVDGGCGDTGDWEGRWNHVKKFLERSGPFTHPDFEPGTQALEFLLSTCKVLVIGAGGLGCELLKNLALSGFRQIHVIDMDTIDVSNLNRQFLFRPKDVGRPKAEVAAEFLNSRIPNCAVVAYFKKIQDMDESFYRQFHIIVCGLDSIIARRWINGMLMSFLHYEDGVLDPSSIIPLIDGGTEGFKGNARVIIPGMTACVECTLELYPPQVNFPMCTIASMPRLPEHCIEYVRILQWPKEQPFGDDVPLDGDDPEHIQWIYQKSLERASQFNIKGVTYRLTQGVVKRIIPAVASTNAVIAAVCATEVFKIATSAYIPLNNYLVFNDVDGLYTYTFEAERKENCPACSQLPQNIEISPSAKLQEILDYLTNNASLQMKSPAITATMYGGNKTLYLQTVASIEERTRPNLSKTLKELGLVDGQELAVADVTTPQTMLFKLHFTT, from the exons ATGGCTGTTGATGGTGGGTGTGGGGACACTGGAGACTGGGAAGGTCGCTGGAACCATGTAAAGAAGTTTCTCGAGCGATCTGGACCATTCACACATCCTGATTTCGAGCCAGGCACTCAA GCTCTTGAGTTTTTGTTAAGCACATGTAAAGTACTAGTTATTGGAGCAGGAGGATTAGGATGTGAACTCCTGAAAAATCTG GCACTGTCCGGTTTTAGACAGATCCATGTTATCGATATGGATACTATAGATGTTTCTAATCTTAACCGACAGTTTCTGTTTCG acccAAGGATGTTGGACGACCTAAAGCAGAAGTCGCAGCAGAGTTCCTTAATAGCCGCATTCCTAACTGTGCTGTCGTAGC ATACTTTAAAAAGATTCAAGACATGGATGAGAGCTTCTATCGAC aatttcATATTATTGTTTGTGGGCTGGACTCTATAATTGCAAGAAGATGGATAAATGGCATGCTG ATGTCATTTTTACATTATGAAGATGGTGTCCTGGATCCCAGTTCCATCATACCTTTAATAGATGGAGGGACAGAAGGTTTTAAAGGAAATGCTCGTGTGATTATTCCTGGTATGACTGCATGTGTTGAATGCACGCTCGAACTCTATCCACCTCAG GTCAATTTCCCCATGTGTACTATTGCCTCTATGCCCAGACTACCAGAGCATTGTATTGAGTATGTCAGGATATTGCAGTGGCCAAAAGAGCAACCTTTTGGAG ATGATGTTCCTCTGGATGGGGATGACCCTGAACATATACAGTGGATTTACCAGAAATCTTTAGAAAGAGCATCGCAATTTAATATTAAAGGTGTTACATACAGACTCACCCAAG GTGTTGTTAAACGAATTATTCCAGCAGTAGCCTCTACGAACGCAGTAATTGCAG ctgtctgtgccactgaagtttttaaaatagcCACAAG TGCATACATTCCTCTTAACAACTACTTGGTGTTCAATGATGTGGATGGATTATACACATACACGTTTGAAGCTGAAAGAAAG GAGAACTGTCCAGCCTGCAGCCAACTTCCCCAAAACATAGAGATTTCCCCATCAGCTAAATTGCAGGAGATCTTGGATTACTTGACAAATAATGCTTCATT GCAAATGAAGTCTCCTGCAATCACAGCAACCATGTATGGAGGGAATAAAACACTTTACTTACAG ACCGTAGCTTCAATTGAAGAACGAACGAGGCCGAATCTTTCCAAGACGCTGAAAG aattGGGGCTTGTGGATGGCCAGGAACTTGCAGTTGCTGATGTTACTACACCACAGACTATGCTGTTCAAACTTCACTTTACTACTTAA
- the UBA3 gene encoding NEDD8-activating enzyme E1 catalytic subunit isoform X1, which yields MADGEEPEKKRRRLEELLADGMAVDGGCGDTGDWEGRWNHVKKFLERSGPFTHPDFEPGTQALEFLLSTCKVLVIGAGGLGCELLKNLALSGFRQIHVIDMDTIDVSNLNRQFLFRPKDVGRPKAEVAAEFLNSRIPNCAVVAYFKKIQDMDESFYRQFHIIVCGLDSIIARRWINGMLMSFLHYEDGVLDPSSIIPLIDGGTEGFKGNARVIIPGMTACVECTLELYPPQVNFPMCTIASMPRLPEHCIEYVRILQWPKEQPFGDDVPLDGDDPEHIQWIYQKSLERASQFNIKGVTYRLTQGVVKRIIPAVASTNAVIAAVCATEVFKIATSAYIPLNNYLVFNDVDGLYTYTFEAERKENCPACSQLPQNIEISPSAKLQEILDYLTNNASLQMKSPAITATMYGGNKTLYLQTVASIEERTRPNLSKTLKELGLVDGQELAVADVTTPQTMLFKLHFTT from the exons ATGGCGGATGGTGAGGAACC ggagaagaaaagaaggaggcTAGAGGAGCTGCTGGCGGATGG AATGGCTGTTGATGGTGGGTGTGGGGACACTGGAGACTGGGAAGGTCGCTGGAACCATGTAAAGAAGTTTCTCGAGCGATCTGGACCATTCACACATCCTGATTTCGAGCCAGGCACTCAA GCTCTTGAGTTTTTGTTAAGCACATGTAAAGTACTAGTTATTGGAGCAGGAGGATTAGGATGTGAACTCCTGAAAAATCTG GCACTGTCCGGTTTTAGACAGATCCATGTTATCGATATGGATACTATAGATGTTTCTAATCTTAACCGACAGTTTCTGTTTCG acccAAGGATGTTGGACGACCTAAAGCAGAAGTCGCAGCAGAGTTCCTTAATAGCCGCATTCCTAACTGTGCTGTCGTAGC ATACTTTAAAAAGATTCAAGACATGGATGAGAGCTTCTATCGAC aatttcATATTATTGTTTGTGGGCTGGACTCTATAATTGCAAGAAGATGGATAAATGGCATGCTG ATGTCATTTTTACATTATGAAGATGGTGTCCTGGATCCCAGTTCCATCATACCTTTAATAGATGGAGGGACAGAAGGTTTTAAAGGAAATGCTCGTGTGATTATTCCTGGTATGACTGCATGTGTTGAATGCACGCTCGAACTCTATCCACCTCAG GTCAATTTCCCCATGTGTACTATTGCCTCTATGCCCAGACTACCAGAGCATTGTATTGAGTATGTCAGGATATTGCAGTGGCCAAAAGAGCAACCTTTTGGAG ATGATGTTCCTCTGGATGGGGATGACCCTGAACATATACAGTGGATTTACCAGAAATCTTTAGAAAGAGCATCGCAATTTAATATTAAAGGTGTTACATACAGACTCACCCAAG GTGTTGTTAAACGAATTATTCCAGCAGTAGCCTCTACGAACGCAGTAATTGCAG ctgtctgtgccactgaagtttttaaaatagcCACAAG TGCATACATTCCTCTTAACAACTACTTGGTGTTCAATGATGTGGATGGATTATACACATACACGTTTGAAGCTGAAAGAAAG GAGAACTGTCCAGCCTGCAGCCAACTTCCCCAAAACATAGAGATTTCCCCATCAGCTAAATTGCAGGAGATCTTGGATTACTTGACAAATAATGCTTCATT GCAAATGAAGTCTCCTGCAATCACAGCAACCATGTATGGAGGGAATAAAACACTTTACTTACAG ACCGTAGCTTCAATTGAAGAACGAACGAGGCCGAATCTTTCCAAGACGCTGAAAG aattGGGGCTTGTGGATGGCCAGGAACTTGCAGTTGCTGATGTTACTACACCACAGACTATGCTGTTCAAACTTCACTTTACTACTTAA
- the UBA3 gene encoding NEDD8-activating enzyme E1 catalytic subunit isoform X2, whose product MADGEEPMAVDGGCGDTGDWEGRWNHVKKFLERSGPFTHPDFEPGTQALEFLLSTCKVLVIGAGGLGCELLKNLALSGFRQIHVIDMDTIDVSNLNRQFLFRPKDVGRPKAEVAAEFLNSRIPNCAVVAYFKKIQDMDESFYRQFHIIVCGLDSIIARRWINGMLMSFLHYEDGVLDPSSIIPLIDGGTEGFKGNARVIIPGMTACVECTLELYPPQVNFPMCTIASMPRLPEHCIEYVRILQWPKEQPFGDDVPLDGDDPEHIQWIYQKSLERASQFNIKGVTYRLTQGVVKRIIPAVASTNAVIAAVCATEVFKIATSAYIPLNNYLVFNDVDGLYTYTFEAERKENCPACSQLPQNIEISPSAKLQEILDYLTNNASLQMKSPAITATMYGGNKTLYLQTVASIEERTRPNLSKTLKELGLVDGQELAVADVTTPQTMLFKLHFTT is encoded by the exons ATGGCGGATGGTGAGGAACC AATGGCTGTTGATGGTGGGTGTGGGGACACTGGAGACTGGGAAGGTCGCTGGAACCATGTAAAGAAGTTTCTCGAGCGATCTGGACCATTCACACATCCTGATTTCGAGCCAGGCACTCAA GCTCTTGAGTTTTTGTTAAGCACATGTAAAGTACTAGTTATTGGAGCAGGAGGATTAGGATGTGAACTCCTGAAAAATCTG GCACTGTCCGGTTTTAGACAGATCCATGTTATCGATATGGATACTATAGATGTTTCTAATCTTAACCGACAGTTTCTGTTTCG acccAAGGATGTTGGACGACCTAAAGCAGAAGTCGCAGCAGAGTTCCTTAATAGCCGCATTCCTAACTGTGCTGTCGTAGC ATACTTTAAAAAGATTCAAGACATGGATGAGAGCTTCTATCGAC aatttcATATTATTGTTTGTGGGCTGGACTCTATAATTGCAAGAAGATGGATAAATGGCATGCTG ATGTCATTTTTACATTATGAAGATGGTGTCCTGGATCCCAGTTCCATCATACCTTTAATAGATGGAGGGACAGAAGGTTTTAAAGGAAATGCTCGTGTGATTATTCCTGGTATGACTGCATGTGTTGAATGCACGCTCGAACTCTATCCACCTCAG GTCAATTTCCCCATGTGTACTATTGCCTCTATGCCCAGACTACCAGAGCATTGTATTGAGTATGTCAGGATATTGCAGTGGCCAAAAGAGCAACCTTTTGGAG ATGATGTTCCTCTGGATGGGGATGACCCTGAACATATACAGTGGATTTACCAGAAATCTTTAGAAAGAGCATCGCAATTTAATATTAAAGGTGTTACATACAGACTCACCCAAG GTGTTGTTAAACGAATTATTCCAGCAGTAGCCTCTACGAACGCAGTAATTGCAG ctgtctgtgccactgaagtttttaaaatagcCACAAG TGCATACATTCCTCTTAACAACTACTTGGTGTTCAATGATGTGGATGGATTATACACATACACGTTTGAAGCTGAAAGAAAG GAGAACTGTCCAGCCTGCAGCCAACTTCCCCAAAACATAGAGATTTCCCCATCAGCTAAATTGCAGGAGATCTTGGATTACTTGACAAATAATGCTTCATT GCAAATGAAGTCTCCTGCAATCACAGCAACCATGTATGGAGGGAATAAAACACTTTACTTACAG ACCGTAGCTTCAATTGAAGAACGAACGAGGCCGAATCTTTCCAAGACGCTGAAAG aattGGGGCTTGTGGATGGCCAGGAACTTGCAGTTGCTGATGTTACTACACCACAGACTATGCTGTTCAAACTTCACTTTACTACTTAA